Below is a window of Heterodontus francisci isolate sHetFra1 chromosome 20, sHetFra1.hap1, whole genome shotgun sequence DNA.
AATGaggaagagtctgagagtgatgaaTGATTGAAGCCATACCATATTCTTTACAGTATATATTTTAATGTGCAATATGCAGTGTTTTTGTGAATTGTCTTTTAAAATTTTGTCCTAAATGTAGTAACAATTAATCTTAGTTTAATCTTTTAATCATTAAAACATACCAAAGCTGTAAACTTATTCACCCATATTAGAACTAATTAGAATCACAAGTGGGGGGGTGGcgcggggggagaaagagaggcaggggTACGTAATGTTGGTTAAGTAAAATTGATTGCCAGCAGCCTTATCACATCAATGGGGATATttattccaattttttttaaagcatttaATCTTACATTTTATGCAGTATATTTTATACTCATGCATCTATGAGTGAAAACAAACCCATGTATACACAGCTATTTAAATACTAAGAGTTTATTGTTGTAAGCTGTTTGTTCTAACAAAACTGATTTTGATTTCTCATGCCACTATTTAAGATGCCTAAAGACTACTACAATTCTATTAATCAGTTTTGTGGATTGGGACAGCTCATTTTATGTCAAAATAATGAATAATTTAATAGCTGCAGAATGCTCACAGCATGCTTATTTATCGATCATTTACAGTAAAGTTCATGAATCAAGCAACTATTAATTTGAAAAAAATACTTAATTTTATTATTGATCAATGAAGTGATGGTTTCCTTGGCATTTATCGAGATGGATAGCAAcatctcccctcttctataaaagaCATCAGGTTTCTTGCACTGATAAAGTTGCACATAAACTGATTGAACTGTAAACTATATATAAAGTGTATTCAGAGAGCAGTAAAAGGTGAAAACTGTTTACTAGTTTGAAAGCAATCATCAACACATTTTCTAACAACTATACATGTATATATTGTGTGCAATCACTTTTCTGTTCTGTAACTCAAAATATTTATGTGCCTTCATTAAATTAAATATATTTACATGAATTAGATATGTTGGCATATCTTTACTGCATTAATGCTCTACGCTGACTGTTCCTGGTAACAATTAAGCTTCACAACAAAGTCCATTCAAGCACTGTGATGCACTACAGCCGATGAACATTCAGAATCCATGACTTAAACTACCCTGGATGACCTGTTTCTGTCAATACAGTTCATGAATACTTAAAGTAGGCATTTATAAATGGCTCTTATTTCACAGTGATGAGATATCAACTTTATGGTAAAGACAACATATTTTGTTCATGCAAACATGATCACTGTCCACAGATAGATTGGACAGTTGGCTGCTTTGTGCATTGTAACAGATGGGCAAATATAAATAAAGACGCACAGATCATTTTCTGTTGATCAATAAGTGGGCTCTTAATCATcaatcaggtgtgtgtgtgtgtgtatacacacacaccttcACTTCCTGGACAAATGTCTATAATAAAACTATTCTGAATGGAATGGCCTAATAATTTAACTGTTATTTGGATTTAGGTAATTACTTCAAATCCTATTCTGAAATGGTTATTTGTAAATTATACTTATTCCACATTCTTAAATATCTGATTAACAGTTTTCTAAAACATTGGCACAAAAACTAGAATGGTAGGAATTGTCCTCCAGTTGCTTCATACAATCATGCAAAAGCGACAGACTGGAAAAGATCAGCaggtccatcaagcctgtcccacacAGTCATGTTGTAGTTAAGTATCATGATGCTCCAACCCATCAGCAGTTCTGTAATCTCCTGGTAGATGCAAAAGAAAAACCTGGATCAAATTAGGGAAAAATAAATTCTTTGAAATTCCTTTCCACCCCCAAATGCAGGAGATTTCATTAACCATGAGGCACATCACACAACATACCTTTAGTACAGAATGATGCAGCCTTGAACAGGAACTCGTCCAGCTCCCTTTTAAATCATTTGTGACCTTGTGTAGGATATCTTATGATGTAGCATTGCTCACCTAGGTTCTGAAATAAATCTATTAGATGGTAGATGATGCATGCTTAAGGCATTCATCTAAAACTCCCGTCTCTTTTAGCAGAGGCATTTTAATCCATTTATCTTAAATGACTTAAAGTTTGCAGTAGAATagagaaaaaatattaaaacaaatGCATTAAatgttttaaaagcaaaatactgcggatgcattaAATGTTTGCTTGCTACTAACCCAGGCCTTAATTTCAAGATCTCGGTGACTTTGTAAATGCACAGAGTCATACAGATCAGTagggtctgtgctgtgctgtgcgtTCTTAGGGTGgatggaacattggaacaggagtagaccattcagcctgtcgagcctgctccgccattcaattagatcatggctgctcatctatctcaatgccattttcccatgctgtctccatatcctttgatatcattAGTCTCCAGAaacctattgatttctgtcttgaacatgctcagtgattgagcttccacagtcctctggggtacagaattccaaagattcaccaccctctgagtgaagaaattcatcctcatctcagtcttaaatggcctacttcttattctgagattatgtcccctggttctagactcaccaaccgagGGAAACATCCTAACTACATTCACCTTGTCACGCCCAGTAAGAATTTTATGAGTGTCAATGAGATCAtcactcattcttcaaaactctagagaatacatgcccagtttcctcaatctctccttacaagacaatcccgccatcccagggattagtctgaatatccattgcactccctctatggtaagtatatccttccttagataaggagaccaaaactttacacaatactccaggtgtgatcacACCAAGGCTCTATTTGATTGCAGCAAAACATCTTgccaaggccaacataccatttgccttccttattgattGTTGCACCTTCAGACTAGCTTTTGCTGActgatgaacaaggacacccaggtccctttggaggtGGAGGTGCTACAATTGATGTCATTTTCTATATGAAAGTTAACAATTGGCTTACCCATCGATCAGCTCATGTTGCAGAATGGCTAGTTGGACGAGATACCAGAGTGCTGCTGCTACCTATCAAATTACAACATAAGTCACCAAGTTCTAAAGTAGAGTTGAGCACAAGGAAGGAAATTCATTGAGAAAGTATATGAGCGGCATGCAAGGAAACTGACAGGTCATGTTCTAAGTGGAGATACTCAAATTGGCCAATCCTCCCTCAACTTAAACTTTTATATATAGGATTGACATTTTATATAATTTTTAATTATTCTGGTGAATAATGAAAACTCATGTAATCAGCCAAAATATTTTGGTTCTTTCATTTTTGATAATTGAAGGGAAAAACAAGACTTGCACGCAGCCGAGTCAATTTTTACAAAATTGATCAAAAACTGAGTTTTCAGAAGCATATGTTGGCTTATGTGAATCAATATCCAAGGAAAATTAGGTACATTTCCCTTTATATATCAGTTCTGCCATGAACAAATGAtttggggcaaatcataaaccataTCTGAAAATTAACAGTAATTTTGCAATTTGTGCTATTCTTTAAATTTAGTGTCATCTTTCAGCAACATTCATTGTTTGAAGGGCATCTATTTATTAAAAATTGGTAATTTTAGACAAATGGATAATATTTTCTTTCTAATTAATTGATGTTGTGATCAAGAAAATTTGAATCTTTATATTGGACTAGTCGTACAAAGTTTCTTCCTAGGCAGTTCATGATGACATATGAATTATCATCTGGATCACAGTGTGAAAATAATTTAGGTTAGTATGTGTGCAACTGTTAACAAATGTGTTCAATTGTTGATATCTTGGGGTGATGCAGTGGGTTAGATGCATTGGTTCTTCACATGGAACACCAGAGTTCAAATCCAGCTCAGACTGATGGGATTAACGTTTCCTCCAGCTGCTGTGAAATAAATCTTGGTGGGTCCCAAGCTGGTTCACAAGACTGCCGCTAATTTGTCAGTTCTACTTGGAGGTCACTGATGGCCAGTGTAAGAGTTAGAGAAGTGTCACATTGGTGTAGAGTTACTCTTCGAAGGTTGGATTGCGAAGAGTCGTTAGGCAGAGGGGAATTTTCTTTACTTTTAACTGTGGTATATCATATAGGCGCCTGAAATGAAAAGTGTTCCATTCTCCACTGTCAATATAACTCACCTGGAAGAATACACAAAAGATATTTCATGTATGATttaagagaagatttactagaatggtaccattctgatgagggacttcaattatgtggagagactagagcacaacaaagaaggttaaagggagacttGATAGAGTGAagatggagaaactgtttctactgattGATATGTTGATAACCAGATTTAagacatttggaaaaagatcccgggtggagatgagaaatttatttacacagcgagtttttatgatctagaatacactgcctgaaagggtggtggaagcagagtcaatgctaactttcaaaagggaattggatatatgcttGAAAAGACAAGAATTACAGGGTTAAAGGTAAAGgcagaggagtggaactaattggatagttctttcaaagaaccagcacaagcccaatggctccttctgtgctgtaggagttgatcacaattccgtatactcatggataaagacgagagtggtcccaaaggaagagtgctaaattgggggaaggccaactataccaaaactcggcaggagctggggaatgtagattgggagcagctgtttgaaggtaaatccacatttgatatgtgggaggcttttaaagagaggttgattagcgtgcaggagagacatgttcctgtgaaaatgagggatagaaatggcaagattagggaaccatggatgacaggtgaaattgtgagactagctaagaggaaaaaggaagcatacataaggtctaggaggctgaagaaagacaaagctttgaaagaatatcgggaatgtaggaccaatctgaaacgaggaattaagagggctaaaaggggtcatgaaatatctttagcaaacagggttaaggaaaatcccaaagccttttattcatatataaggagcaaaagggtaactagagaaaggattggcccactcaaggacaaaggaggaaagttatgcgtggagtcagagaaaatgggtgagattctaaacgagtactttgcatcggtattcaccgaggagagggacatgacggatgttgaggttagggacagatgtttgattactctaggtcaagtcggcataaggagggaggaagtgttgggtattctaaaaggcattaaggtggacaagtccccaggtccggatgggatctatcccaggttactgagggaagcgagagaggaaatagctggggccttaacagatatctttgcagcatccttaaacacgggtgaggtcccggaggactggagaattgctaatgttgtccccttgtttaagaagggtagcagggaaaatccaggtaattatagaccggtgagcctgacgtcagtggtagggaagctgctggagaagatactgagggataggatctattcccatttggaagaaaatgggcttatcagtgataggcaacatggttttgtgcagggaaggtcatgtcttaccaacttaatagaattctttgaggaagtgacaaagttgattgatgagggaagggctgtagatgtcatatacatggacttcagtaaggcgtttgataaggttccccatggtaggctgatggagaaagtgaagtcgcatggggtccagggtgtattagctagatggataaagaactggctgggcaacaggagagagagagtagcagtggaagggagtttctcaaaatggagacgtgtgaccagtggtgttccacagggatccgtgctgggaccactgttgtttgtgatatacataaatgatttggaggaaagtatcggtggtctgattagcaagtttacagacaacactaagattggtggagtagcagatactgaaggggactgtcagacaatacagcagaatataaatagattggaaagttgggcagagaaatggcagatggagttcaatcagggcaaatgcgaggtgatgcattttggaagatccaattcaagagtgaactatacagtaaatggaaaagtcctggggaaaattgatgtacagagagatttgggtgttcaggtccattgttccctgaaggtggcaacgcaggtcaatagagtggttaagacggcatacggcatgctttccttcatcggacggggtattgagtacaagggttggcaggtcatgttacagttgtataagactttggttcggccacatttggaatactgcgtgcagttctggtcgccacattaccaaaaggatgtagatgctttggagagggtgcagaggaggttcaccaggatgttgcctggtatggagggcactagctatgaagagaggttgagcagattaggattattttcattagaaagacggaggttgaggggggacctgattgaggtgtacaaaatcatgagaggtatagacagggtggatagcaagaagctttttccccagagtgggggattcaattactaggggtcacgagttcaaagtgagaggggcaaagtttaggggggatatgcgtggaaagttctttacgcagagggtggtgggtgcctggaacgcgttgccagcggaggtggtagacgcgggcacgatagcatcttttaagatgtatctagacagatacatgaatgggcaggaagcaaagaaatacagacccttacaaaataggcgacgtgtttcgatagaggatatggatcggcgcaggcttggagggctgaagggcctgttcctgtgctgtaattttctttgttctttgaattgttCATGATCGTATTAGGTCATTAAGTTAGCATTTAAAGTTGAGGCAAAATATTAattatatacatattttttaaaCTGCCCAATAAGTTAACAGTGATTATATCTTAACTGGAATGTTTCATATACTTCCCTATCAACCAAGTTAACGCCCTACTGTTGAGCCCAACCAATAGATGGAACTGTCCACCTGTGTGAACATGAGAAATGCAAGGGTCATGCTCTTCTTTAGTTAAGCCAACGTGAAGAACACGTGAATGCTATGAAATAGGATTTCCCTCTTATCGACCCTGCCCATAGCCAGCAGAATTTCCTTCTGGGGAACTATAGTGCAAATATATTTATATTCGCATTGAAAAGTGAACTTTGGTCTCTCATTGAAAGTCCTGTATTTCAGCATTATAGGTACAACACTTACTGATTTTATTTTGGTTTAAACTTGTATAAAAAGAGCAGAGTAACTATATTTTAAAAGATCCATATATAAAATTAAATAAGGTTACAAAAACCACAATTTTGTAATATCATATTTATTGGGCAGTGCTAATGATCTAGACACCCAACTCTTCATTCTGCTGGGGTTGGGGTGGGAACACCAAGGTCCAAATATTAAACAAAATCAAACTGAAAACCTCTCAAATTAATTACTTTCTCAGCTTTCAGTAACAACTTTCAATTTTCCTACATGTGCAAAAATTACTAGTTGGTAAGTCAATTTGAATTATGTTACATTCTATCAAAATTTAAATACCTGCAGGTTTGCAGAGCAAACCTAACTGAATGCTTCAGTATGCAATATATACTTAAGTATGAATTAAATAGCCATCTCTGTAATATACATTACTGTTTCATTAAAGATGAGAAAGTGTCAAATGTTTTTTGCACTCTTGCACAAGTATTTCAGAGGTTCAGAGTCGTCATCCCTTAAGTTGCAAATATTCATAAAGAAACATATATAGTAGCAAAATTAGCTTTACTAAAATACCTTTAATAGACACAAAAGCTCACCACACAGTTTTCTATGTTGATACACATTTGGCAAAGAAACATCTACACAAAGAACAGAAAAGGTGAACTTAAAGAATTACAGGTTATGACATGATTCAAACTCTGAAACCTGGTCCCAAAAGAGACTTGAAATCCACCTTCCCAACATTATTGCAGACTCATCTGCAGAGTACAATAACACCAAGAATTAATTTAAATATATCTCACTAATATTCTAACAAAAAAACTGTGGGGGAGGGGAAATCCTAGACTGAACTGGCTTTGTTGTTTGTTGACACCATAGTCACATTAAAAGTCAAATTCACAAGACAGAATAACAGTTGCATTATTGCACAGAAGCAAAAAAAAGAAAGTGAATTTGGTTTACTACAATCATCAGGAAACTGTCATACAGTCATGAAAGGGATTCAGCATCATCAATAATTTGCTCATTCGCTACATCAGTAAATGGCTGCACCTCTGTCTGATTGGCAATGTCAATTTCATCTGCTGTTATGGATAAGATATCATCTGAAAGCTTTGTGACCTTTCTTGCTTGCTGTTCTGAAGCAGATGTACTCTCACTTAATTCTAAATCTTCAATTCCTGCTTTATAATGGATTGTGAGCAGTGTAAGGGCTTGCAGTCGTTCACCTGATTTTGaaagagcagcagacaggagtgacttCTTTCTAGGATCCGTGCTCTCCTTCTCTTCTTTCATCAAAGCATAATTGTGTTCTAGTTCCTGGTCTATTTCATTTTGTAGCTTATCCAACATCAATTCCAGTTTTTGAAATCGTTCATCTGTTGGTAATCCTCGATACAGATCGCGACCAATCTCTTTTACGGCAATGAATACACTATCATCAAGACCTCCTTCTTTCTTCACTGCTAACTTGGGACCCGCGGAAGAAACCTGCCGTTTGGAAGGGCTACTGGCACTGTAAGTCTCCGTGTCACTGCTTTCATTGTCTGAGGTGTTTGGAGTGTGCTTTGGTGATGGCTCTACCAAATCAACTCCAGGATCAGCAAGCCGAGCTCTGGGTCCTGGCCTTAGGTTCAGCAAGCGTGAACTAGTATTGATGATATGTCGCGTTAACCCAGTAGACCTGTTGAAGGATGACTTTGCTTCCAAGTCAACTCTCCTTTCTGTAGCAACAGAAAATGGTGTTTCTGCTAGACATTTGTCCTGGCACTTTTTATGACATACATATGCACAGATCATGCACTGAGAAGCTGCTTTGGTCCAGACTTTCTTTTTACAGTAATCACACCAAGTTGGGTTCTGAAACTGAGTATCTTGGAAATTATGCTTATTGTCTGTGCACAAGATATTAGGATCCTCCTTACTGAGAGCAGGAATGTCCTCTTGTGGAGTATCTTCCTTTTCCCTTTCTACTTGAACACTAGACATTTCTGAATCACCCTCTTTTAGATATGTAAAATTTAAGGTAATGTCACCATAACACAGTTTCTCATTGAATCCCTTATGAGTGCTTAGATTTCGTAATGCAGTCCTACTGACAACAGCTTTTGGTTCAGGAGCACTTAGCCTGAAGGTTGTCTGGAACTCTAGTGATGCTGTAGAAAGACATTCCATTGCTATCTCTTCAAGTTTTATACTTGCATGGCCTAAACAAATAAGTCCGCCTGGTTTAAAAGGTTCTTTACACCAGATTGCAACATTGATGTACTTATGGTGGCCTTCAACCTCAAACACACATGTTGCCTTGTTCCATTTCCCAAACCTCTTCCGGTAGAATATCTCTGGTGATTCCCAGATTTGATTATCTTCTGTTCCTTCACGCATATTGCAGGTAGCTTCTGGAACTTTTTCTTTAGAATCTTGTTTACCTGCTGCCGACTTGGACAGTGGTGGATCTTCATTTTGATCTACATTTTTGCCTATACTCTTTTCCACATTTTTCTCTGTATTATTAGCGGAAGGTGTTGGTTTGTCAAGTTTTTCTGTCGCTACATCTCCAGATTCAAGCTGGTAGTGGGCTTCAGAGGAAGCCAAAGTTAGCTTAATTTGGGGCCTTGGGGGCACAGGTGGTTTATTTGTGGATCCCAGTACTGGCTTACTTGGCTGTTGTGGTGCATCAGGGATATCTAAACACTTTGGTTGGGCAGATTTAACTGCATCTTTTTGTTGTGATTTCAGGGGAATCTGATAATTCCCCAAATTTAATTTGCGATTCAAAATGGGAGATATAGTTCCTAGTGGCTTCGTGGCAAGTGTAGCTACTGAGCGCTTTGGACTTTGATTAGTTGGTGCAAAATCCTCCTTTAATATTGTGGGTGGTGGTTTGATTTCAGGGTATGCTAGCTCTTCAAATTCAGAATCTAAGTCTTTACCATCGGCACTGTCTAATACACCATCATCGTCGAAGGTTTGTTGACCAAACTGCTGACCAAAGCCAGCGTCTTCAAGTTGACCAAAGTTATCTTGGAGGGAGCTACATTGTTGATTCTGATGTCCACCTACAGGCCTCTCGTAGTAAACCAATACTTTGTCACCAGCTTGTTTTATAAGTTTCAAAACCTGCACAGAGGATGTCACTTTGACTCCTGTTGATAAATCAAAGCAAACCCAGATCAGAAATTCAATATTCAAAAAAATACACAGCATTATTAAATGTTTATTCTGACAAAGTTTTAAAAATTaagtaacatttttaaaaaaaccttaGATTTTTAAGCAAAAGAGAGAAGGAATTGTGCTTTTTAATTGTATTTTGGAGATCAGGCGTATAGCTATACAACAGGCATATTAGGGAATGAAgacagccatagagtcatagtcatagagagatacagcactgaaacaggccattcagtccactgagtctgtgctgaccaacaaccacccatttatactaatcctacattaatcccatattccctaccacatccccaccattctcctaccacctacctacactaggggcaattgacaatggccaatttacctatcaacctgcaagtctttggctgtgggaggaaaccagagcacccggcggaaacccacacggtcacagggagaacttgcaaactccgcacaggcagtacccagaaccgaacccgggtgactggagctgtgaggctgcggtgctagccactgtgccgccccagtctcCTCCTATTATTCTTAACAAAATTTGAAGTCCTTTTAAGTGCTCTCTACATGTTACCCAAAGTTGGGA
It encodes the following:
- the pdzd8 gene encoding PDZ domain-containing protein 8 is translated as MIYLMLLSALAGALCMLLLQILLLYRNKPEPVPRHVQYVKPVVEPSLKEYFSGGGKEPPAAPDSPCSVAATGSSRFESCHFLNAIFLFLFRELRDTPIVRHWLTKKIKVEFEELLQTKTAGRLLEGLSLRDISLGNALPVFRSAKLLQPPTPGSGPAAQEDEGGTGGGGVPEELNLELELEYNGGFHLAIDVDLVFGKSAYLFVKMRRVVGRLRLQFTRRPFTHWSFAFMDEPFIDFEVKSQFEGRPMPQLTSIIVNQLKRVIKRKHTLPNYKIRYKPFFPYQVLPTVNAENCDFYIQDSNIVEGRLKVTVVECSRLFILGLYDRTEHIHCTLELSTRVWKEKSRSSIKTVELIKGNSQSVGLTFRQIQGSDGDAVHVSVETVTPNSSAAAADLQKGDRLIAIGGVKVTSSVQVLKLIKQAGDKVLVYYERPVGGHQNQQCSSLQDNFGQLEDAGFGQQFGQQTFDDDGVLDSADGKDLDSEFEELAYPEIKPPPTILKEDFAPTNQSPKRSVATLATKPLGTISPILNRKLNLGNYQIPLKSQQKDAVKSAQPKCLDIPDAPQQPSKPVLGSTNKPPVPPRPQIKLTLASSEAHYQLESGDVATEKLDKPTPSANNTEKNVEKSIGKNVDQNEDPPLSKSAAGKQDSKEKVPEATCNMREGTEDNQIWESPEIFYRKRFGKWNKATCVFEVEGHHKYINVAIWCKEPFKPGGLICLGHASIKLEEIAMECLSTASLEFQTTFRLSAPEPKAVVSRTALRNLSTHKGFNEKLCYGDITLNFTYLKEGDSEMSSVQVEREKEDTPQEDIPALSKEDPNILCTDNKHNFQDTQFQNPTWCDYCKKKVWTKAASQCMICAYVCHKKCQDKCLAETPFSVATERRVDLEAKSSFNRSTGLTRHIINTSSRLLNLRPGPRARLADPGVDLVEPSPKHTPNTSDNESSDTETYSASSPSKRQVSSAGPKLAVKKEGGLDDSVFIAVKEIGRDLYRGLPTDERFQKLELMLDKLQNEIDQELEHNYALMKEEKESTDPRKKSLLSAALSKSGERLQALTLLTIHYKAGIEDLELSESTSASEQQARKVTKLSDDILSITADEIDIANQTEVQPFTDVANEQIIDDAESLS